A genomic region of Plasmodium cynomolgi strain B DNA, chromosome 5, whole genome shotgun sequence contains the following coding sequences:
- a CDS encoding 26S protease regulatory subunit 6B homolog (putative): MDNISKYLKEEDYYIKLKILKKQIDILNIQEEYIKEEHKNLKRELIRSKNEIKRIQSVPLIIGQFLDIIDNNYGIVSSTAGSNYYVRILSTLNKEDLKPSVSVALHRHSHSIVNILPSESDSSIQLLQVSERPNVKYTDLGGLDTQKQEMREAVELPLKSPELYEKIGIEPPMGILIYGPPGTGKTMLVKAVANETQVTFIGVVGSEFVQKYLGEGPRMVRDVFRLARENSPSIIFIDEVDAIATKRFDAQTGADREVQRILLELLNQMDGFDKSTNVKVIMATNRADTLDPALLRPGRLDRKIEFPLPDRKQKRLIFQTIISKMNVSSDVNIENFVVRTDKISAADIAAIAQEAGMQAIRKNRYIITANDFEQGYRTHVRKQLRDYEFYNI; the protein is encoded by the exons atggataacaTTAGCAAGTATCTGAAGGAGGAGGACTACTACATTAagctgaaaattttaaagaagcAAATTGATATCCTGAATATACAG GAGGAGTACATCAAGGAGGAGCACAAGAACCTGAAGAGGGAGCTGATCAGGTCGAAGAACGAAATCAAGCGCATACAAAGTGTGCCGCTCATAATAGGCCAATTTCTGGACATAATTGATAATAACTACGGGATCGTGAGTAGCACAGCCGGGTCGAACTACTACGTTCGAATTCTTTCCACTTTGAATAAGGAAGACTTAAAGCCATCAGTTAGTGTGGCGTTACACCGACACAGCCATTCCATTGTGAACATACTTCCATCCGAGTCGGATAGCAGCATACAGTTACTACAAGTGAGTGAGAGACCAAATGTGAAGTACACAGACTTAGGAGGACTAGACACACAGAAGCAGGAAATGAGAGAAGCTGTAGAATTGCCTCTAAAGAGTCCAGAGTTGTATGAAAAGATCGGAATAGAACCCCCCATGGGGATCTTAATATATGGACCACCAGGTACAGGGAAGACAATGCTTGTTAAGGCAGTAGCTAATGAGACACAAGTTACATTTATCGGTGTTGTGGGTTCTGAATTTGTGCAGAAGTATTTAGGAGAAGGTCCAAGAATGGTTAGAGATGTATTCAGACTAGCCAGAGAAAATTCACCTTCTATCATATTTATTGATGAAGTAGATGCAATAGCTACAAAAAGATTTGATGCACAAACAGGAGCAGATAGAGAGGTTCAAAGAATTCTTCTTGAATTATTGAATCAAATGGATGGGTTCGACAAATCAACTAATGTAAAAGTCATCATGGCGACGAATAGGGCAGATACATTAGATCCTGCATTGTTGAGACCAGGGAGACTTGATAGAAAAATTGAGTTTCCTCTCCCAGataggaaacaaaaaagactCATTTTTCAGACCATTATTAGCAAAATGAATGTTAGCAGTGATGTCAATATTGAGAATTTTGTCGTGAGGACTGATAAGATAAGTGCTGCCGATATTGCTGCCATTGCACAGGAGGCTGGCATGCAAGCCATACGGAAGAATCGCTACATCATCACGGCGAATGACTTCGAACAGGGGTACCGCACGCATGTCCGCAAGCAGCTGCGCGATTACGAGTTTTACAATATATAG
- a CDS encoding hypothetical protein (putative), protein MQNFEIADGKNKKGSRGEVKNVYRSLDNEFNFENEEVAPEGEKSDGFNQPGVNQPGEKEPGEKEPGVNQPGENQPGENQPGVRQAGKGDANIRTIKIDRKSLKKIFSSQFFTQTLTDDSSTNSFSELKMSKRYAIGEFFKAMFVFILFFTTSYFAFFYIYKSYFGNSHLCGHLDLYNYKYEDQVRFIPSVSGSRYYVFTGKFPFDVITHKVRKEALKDSMNEELDKYNKENAGKDPLEKIKDLDDHPIQILSFVKRNNQMKCERNIFDLYRPFYLKSTDVDISQQDFILSEVNYSYVTNPYSVPEARLYTEVANLMKKSDEKNKICYITSYLNSLRDDKGGNAGRQAMDVGRQAMDVGRQGMDVGRQGMDVGRQGMDVGRQGMDVGRQGADVGGVLSEGSTTSSNSEQKKEETPSSEATNKATEIITSAFEGAKRYFKGTPTGEDQASQKKANDWGVGSYFSSMFQPPKRKIIYLYDYYDNNFVDLLVAIHKMQYGNTFSDLRIYWEELKRRFKVVSLEEIYLLEWYCLGVNYNLIENNNPFKLNCVDLLK, encoded by the exons ATGCAGAATTTTGAAATCGCAGATGGGAAGAATAAGAAGGGCTCCaggggggaagtaaaaaatgtgtatcgGAGTTTGGACAACGAATTTAATTTTGAGAATGAGGAGGTGGCCCcggagggggagaagtctGATGGGTTCAACCAACCGGGTGTGAACCAACCTGGTGAGAAAGAACCTGGTGAGAAAGAACCTGGTGTTAACCAACCGGGTGAGAACCAACCTGGTGAGAACCAACCTGGTGTGAGGCAGGCGGGGAAGGGGGACGCAAACATAAGGACGATAAAAATTGACAGGAAGAgtctcaaaaaaatattcagcAGCCAGTTCTTCACACAGACACTGACCGACGACTCAAGTACCAACTCGTTCAGCGagttaaaaatgagcaagcGTTATGCTATTGGGGAGTTCTTTAAGGCTATGTTTGTATTTATTCTGTTCTTCACCACCTCAtactttgcctttttttatatttacaagaGTTACTTTGGGAACAGCCACCTGTGCGGCCACCTGGACCTGTACAATTACAAATACGAGGATCAGGTTCGCTTCATCCCCAGTGTTAGCGGTTCTAGGTATTACGTCTTCACGG GTAAATTCCCCTTCGACGTCATAACACACAAGGTGCGAAAGGAGGCCCTAAAAGACAGTATGAACGAGGAGCTGGACAAGTACAACAAAGAAAACGCGGGAAAGGACCCTCTCGAAAAAATCAAAGACTTAGATGACCATCCCATACAGATCCTCTCCTTCGTGAAACGTAACAATCAGATGAAGTGTGAGAGAAATATATTTGACCTGTACAGACCCTTTTACTTAAAGTCGACAGATGTGGATATCAGTCAGCAGGACTTTATCCTGAGTGAAGTGAACTACAGCTATGTCACCAATCCGTACAGCGTCCCCGAGGCAAGG CTCTACACCGAAGTGGCCAATCTAATGAAGAAGAGTGacgagaagaacaaaatttgcTACATTACTTCATATTTGAATTCCCTGCGGGATGACAAGGGGGGGAATGCAGGAAGGCAAGCGATGGATGTGGGAAGGCAAGCGATGGATGTTGGAAGGCAAGGGATGGATGTTGGAAGACAAGGGATGGATGTTGGAAGACAAGGGATGGATGTTGGAAGGCAGGGGATGGATGTTGGAAGACAAGGAGCGGATGTGGGAGGGGTCCTCAGCGAGGGAAGTACCACCAGTTCAAACTCagagcagaagaaggaggagactCCATCTAGTGAGGCTACCAACAAAGCAACAGAAATCATCACATCAGCGTTCGAAGGTGCAAAGAGATACTTTAAGGGAACACCTACTGGAGAAGACCAGGCCTCACAGAAGAAGGCCAACGACTGGGGGGTGGGAAGTTACTTCAGTAGTATGTTCCAACCCCCCAAGAGGAAGATCATCTACCTCTACGATTATTACG ACAACAACTTCGTGGACCTGCTCGTCGCCATCCACAAAATGCAGTATGGTAATACATTCAGCGATTTGAGGATTTACTGGGAAGAATTAAAGCGCAGGTTCAAGGTGGTCAGCCTGGAGGAGATCTACCTGCTCGAGTG GTACTGCCTTGGCGTGAACTACAACTTAATTGAAAATAACAATCCGTTCAAGTTAAACTGCGTTGATCTTTTAAAgtag
- a CDS encoding hypothetical protein (putative), with protein MAGNDGQVQALGKAEIDDLIGNSLKSGDTEEHPYFLQQNNIYWETGHRTYIPFFHFLIHKYTNKIVDDQIRKFTHSMQSVHHTPFVFHKEGYFRNYYGDPDATMVFHLKKSPNFVFNSTGSLNSYNLLESNCSYDKPTHIFNQVVMSAFKMDLKNVLEGSVQ; from the exons ATGGCTGGGAACGACGGACAGGTGCAGGCCCTGGGAAAGGCTGAAATCGATGACCTCATTGGCAACTCCCTCAAGTCAGGGGACACAGAAGAACACCCCTATTTTTTGCAACAGAATAACATTTACTGGGAAACAGGTCACCGCACgtacattcctttttttcatttcctgaTACATAAGTATACCAACAAGATAGTGGACGACCAG ATCCGGAAGTTCACCCACAGCATGCAGAGCGTGCACCACACCCCCTTCGTATTTCACAAGGAAGGTTATTTCAGAAATTACTACGGAGACCCTGATGCCACAATGGTTTTCCATCTAAAGAAGAGTCCCAATTTTGTGTTTAACTCCACGGGTAGCTTAAACTCGTACAACCTGCTGGAGAGCAACTGTTCCTACGACAAGCCCACTCACATATTCAACCAAGTAGTTATGAGTGCCTTTAAAATGGATTTGAAGAACGTCCTGGAGGGCTCTGTGCAGTGA
- a CDS encoding eukaryotic translation initiation factor 3 subunit 4 (putative), whose translation RKNWVDIDVEDEESQNENENKKKWEDIDADDDLENNKKLSYFTNYENGIKVVTKYSENLKKQTVKVTKKIKEVVIKKKLNKEINNRLNLKNFNIDTCSSVIVEPTDVVNIEVPKNNLLDFLKGTEYDYLFTEQADKTAKDLKNRFKIFKDEDVEEVKPEDPNKLAAKRDVLFYRSHDTQNKECTVRVTNLSEEVNESELSNLFGRVGQISRMFLAKHK comes from the exons agtgggaagacATAGATGCAGATGACGACCTGGAGAATAACAAAAAGTTGTCCTATTTCACTAACTACGAAAATGGGATCAAGGTCGTCACCAAGTATTCGGAGAATCTGAAGAAGCAAACGGTGAAG GTCaccaagaaaataaaagaagtggtcatcaaaaaaaaactcaacaAGGAAATTAACAACAGACtcaacttaaaaaattttaacatcgACACT TGCAGCTCCGTCATAGTCGAACCGACGGACGTTGTTAACATCGAAGTGCCCAAGAATAACCTCCTGGACTTCCTCAAAGGAACAGAGTACGACTATCTATTCACGGAGCAAGCCGACAAGACTGCCAAGGACTTGAAGAACAGATTCAAAATATTCAAGGATGAAGATGTGGAG GAAGTTAAACCGGAGGACCCGAACAAATTGGCCGCCAAGAGAGACGTGCTGTTCTATCGATCACAC GACACCCAAAACAAGGAGTGCACCGTTCGTGTGACGAACTTAAGCGAGGAAGTCAACGAAAGCGAGTTGTCCAATCTGTTTGGAAGAGTTGGCCAAATATCGAGGATGTTCCTGGCCAAGCACAAGTAA
- a CDS encoding phosphoglycerate mutase (putative), with translation MRTIEQANKRTSEQANDFPPGAKMRYYNLVSKVSLGKNLRGNLLAKRTFSQGGSGEKVKYVKEGKAKYIFCTAVTSVALSVALTYAYENYVLYKWNHKYDYSYNPHMKIIENKSKEKKEGKREKKHVSKNIILVRHGQYIRKNKSDENSKKLTKEGCKQAEITGKKLKDILNGKKISVIYHSDLIRAKETAEIISKYFPNAQLVNDPNLNEGTPYLPDPIPKSSKFDSNKIRVDNKRINKAYESYFYQPPGEEDEYQLVICHGNVIRYFLCRALQLPLFAWLRFSSYNCGITWLVLDDEGSVVLREFGSVSHLPFDSVTYF, from the exons ATGCGAACAATCGAACAAGCGAACAAGCGAACAAGCGAACAAGCCAACGA CTTCCCCCCCGGAGCGAAGATGCGATACTACAACCTAGTGAGCAAAGTAAGTCTCGGGAAAAACCTGAGAGGGAATCTGTTGGCGAAGCGAACCTTTAGTCAAGGGGGGAGCGGAGAAAAGGTGAAATACGTAAAGGAGGGAAAGGCAAAGTACATCTTTTGCACAGCAGTCACATCAGTAGCACTCTCAGTCGCACTGACTTATGCATACGAAAATTATGTCCTGTATAAATGGAACCACAAGTATGACTATTCATACAATCCACACATGAAGATAATCGAAAATAaatcgaaagaaaaaaaagaaggaaagagagaaaaaaaacatgtatcGAAAAACATAATCCTTGTTAGACATGGACAGTacataagaaaaaacaaaagtgatgaaaattcaaaaaaattaacaaaggAAGGATGCAAGCAAGCAGAAATTACTGGAAAAAAACTCAAGGATATTTtgaatggtaaaaaaatcaGTGTAATATATCACTCAGATTTAATTCGAGCAAAAGAAACAGCAGAAATTATTAGCAAATATTTTCCTAATGCTCAACTGGTAAATGACCCTAACTTAAATGAAGGTACTCCTTATTTACCTGATCCTATTCCAAAGAGTTCCAAGTTTGATAGCAATAAAATTCGAGTTGacaataaaagaattaataaaGCATATGAgagttatttttatcaaccACCTGGGGAGGAGGATGAGTATCAGTTGGTAATATGTCATGGTAATGTCATTCGGTACTTTTTGTGCAGGGCTTTGCAACTTCCTTTGTTTGCTTGGCTGCGTTTTTCCAGCTACAACTGCGGAATTACATGGCTCGTTTTGGATGACGAGGGCTCCGTCGTCCTGCGCGAGTTCGGCTCCGTTTCGCACCTCCCCTTCGATAGCGTCACCTACTTCTGA